From Myxococcus xanthus, a single genomic window includes:
- the gluQRS gene encoding tRNA glutamyl-Q(34) synthetase GluQRS → MSQVRGRFAPSPTGRMHLGNIRSALLGWLQARAAHGRFLLRIEDLDRARCKPQYVDDLLRDMEWLGLDWDEQPVFQSQRDGLYRDAQARLEQAGRVYPCFCTRAEIARAASAPHGLSDEGPRYPGTCAHLTREQISERARTRPPAYRFRAVPGEVRFVDGLQGSYSQDVDAVVGDFVVRRNDGVASYQLAVVVDDAATDITHVLRGDDLLSSTPRQLQLYAALSLRAPDFLHVPLVLGEDGKRLAKREGAFALAELRERGVAPERVLGLLASWSGWGDGGPLTLAELVHSFRPERLPRTPIVAGEAALREALGLG, encoded by the coding sequence ATGAGCCAGGTCCGAGGCCGCTTCGCCCCCAGCCCCACCGGGCGCATGCACCTGGGAAACATCCGCAGCGCGCTGCTCGGCTGGCTCCAGGCGAGGGCGGCCCACGGCCGCTTCCTGCTGCGCATCGAGGACCTGGACCGCGCGCGCTGCAAGCCGCAGTACGTGGACGACCTGCTGCGCGACATGGAATGGCTGGGGCTGGACTGGGACGAGCAGCCCGTCTTCCAGAGCCAGCGGGACGGCCTCTACCGCGACGCCCAGGCCCGGTTGGAACAAGCAGGGCGCGTGTATCCCTGCTTCTGCACACGCGCGGAGATTGCACGGGCCGCCAGCGCGCCTCACGGACTCTCCGACGAAGGCCCCCGCTACCCGGGCACCTGCGCGCACCTCACCCGCGAACAGATTTCCGAGCGCGCCCGCACGCGCCCCCCCGCGTACCGCTTCCGCGCGGTCCCCGGCGAGGTCCGCTTCGTGGACGGCTTGCAGGGCTCGTACTCGCAAGACGTGGACGCGGTGGTGGGCGACTTCGTCGTGCGGCGCAACGACGGCGTGGCCAGCTACCAGCTCGCGGTGGTGGTGGACGATGCGGCCACGGACATCACCCACGTGCTGCGCGGGGATGACCTGCTCTCCTCCACGCCCCGGCAGCTCCAGCTCTACGCCGCGCTCAGCCTGCGCGCGCCCGACTTCCTCCACGTCCCGCTGGTGCTGGGCGAAGACGGCAAGCGTCTCGCCAAGCGCGAGGGTGCCTTCGCGCTCGCGGAGTTGCGTGAGCGTGGCGTGGCTCCCGAGCGGGTGCTGGGCCTGCTCGCCTCATGGAGTGGATGGGGAGACGGTGGCCCCCTGACGCTCGCCGAACTGGTGCACAGCTTCCGTCCCGAAAGACTGCCGCGCACGCCCATCGTCGCGGGAGAGGCCGCGCTCCGAGAAGCACTCGGCCTGGGGTGA
- a CDS encoding metallophosphoesterase family protein yields MRIAHCSDVHITEDYFALPLHRLGWRRWMALAELTVGGRARRYARAPQALAAIARDAQAAQVDHFILSGDLTAYALDAEFSGARQSLGALAEDPRRCTVIPGNHDVFTPGSHRTGRFAKYFGHLLESDLPEYRREGAFPFVRLLGTEAAVVGLLSARVPRTPGLSYGVIGEAQLGGLAALLKDARLEGRAILVVVHHAPLNPHGRPDRWHHGLRDADALLKLLPGPRYAVLHGHIHRRYHHPATADRPHVFGAGSSTESGHEGYWLIDVADGQVSGGQQQTPAL; encoded by the coding sequence ATGCGCATCGCCCACTGCTCCGACGTCCACATCACCGAGGACTACTTCGCGCTTCCGCTGCACCGGTTGGGCTGGCGACGTTGGATGGCCCTGGCGGAGCTCACCGTGGGAGGCCGCGCCCGGCGGTATGCGCGCGCGCCCCAGGCGCTGGCCGCCATTGCCCGGGACGCGCAGGCCGCGCAGGTGGACCACTTCATCCTCTCCGGCGACCTGACGGCGTACGCGCTGGACGCCGAGTTCAGCGGCGCCCGCCAGTCCCTGGGCGCGCTGGCGGAGGACCCCCGTCGCTGCACCGTCATCCCCGGCAATCACGACGTCTTCACGCCCGGGAGCCACCGCACCGGACGCTTCGCGAAATACTTCGGCCACCTGCTGGAGAGCGACCTGCCGGAGTACCGCCGTGAGGGCGCCTTTCCCTTCGTCCGGCTGCTGGGCACCGAGGCCGCGGTGGTGGGACTGCTGTCCGCCCGTGTGCCGCGCACGCCGGGCCTGTCCTACGGCGTCATCGGCGAGGCCCAGCTTGGAGGCCTGGCCGCGCTGCTGAAGGACGCCCGGTTGGAGGGGCGCGCCATCCTGGTGGTGGTGCACCACGCGCCGCTCAATCCCCATGGGCGACCGGACCGCTGGCACCATGGCCTCCGGGACGCGGACGCCTTGCTGAAGCTGCTGCCGGGCCCGCGCTACGCGGTGTTGCACGGCCACATCCACCGGCGCTACCACCATCCCGCCACCGCCGACCGGCCCCATGTCTTCGGCGCGGGCTCCTCCACCGAATCCGGACACGAGGGGTACTGGCTCATCGACGTGGCGGACGGACAGGTGTCCGGCGGCCAGCAACAGACGCCCGCGCTGTGA
- a CDS encoding adenylate/guanylate cyclase domain-containing protein: MTDITLEEYKALRTLQRAVDDALEDSLRGRETLTQTFKRCFPLVLSLTGAKAVAITTRDEELVEQTWNEGDWSDRHPGALLEGAVGVRRLGADTLVSQPLDVAGTRVGVFGLLFANDATAPDSSARLLRVLDTVAEQLDTVLCLVHTASEKHQLILQCNSHLANPVFEAGMDLAVLTLAQRVRLPGFLLLYRDAVQPHVLHYRTYRNGHLEFESGEQPHAGLEAAIRQHGPRLLLSEESTLRRLFSGRTTEAVLISGAAAQGPLGKIVVWNDSGFSSYAMDLIRVLASTLSQRLQDYNRERIHLSQFFPNAIIDALLHDPAYAQYLRAQDQEVGILFADINGFTRICEQGFDSPRNIGRFVDEWSQRAVGCIWEHGGVFDKMVGDCVIGLFGPPFFKGTPRERAQAAVRAACDIQAFTASLGAREEVAALCERVKLPGLGVAVGVNLAHANCGLFGPNRQYTAFSSGMNQAARLQSLAGFRETLVMERVHDALVGSDEPFFQGLRFGPLTETPVKNVAQPLRHYRLEPLTP, encoded by the coding sequence ATGACCGACATCACCCTGGAGGAGTACAAGGCGCTGCGCACCCTCCAGCGCGCGGTGGATGACGCCTTGGAGGACAGCCTGCGCGGGCGTGAGACGCTGACGCAGACCTTCAAGCGCTGCTTCCCGTTGGTGCTCTCGCTCACCGGCGCCAAGGCCGTGGCCATCACCACGCGCGACGAGGAGCTGGTGGAGCAGACGTGGAACGAGGGGGACTGGAGCGACCGTCACCCCGGCGCGCTGCTGGAAGGTGCCGTGGGCGTGCGCCGGTTGGGGGCGGACACCCTGGTCAGCCAGCCCCTGGACGTGGCGGGAACGCGCGTGGGCGTGTTCGGCCTGCTCTTCGCGAACGACGCCACCGCGCCGGACTCCTCCGCGCGCCTGCTGCGCGTGCTGGACACCGTGGCGGAGCAGCTCGACACGGTGTTGTGCCTGGTGCACACCGCGTCGGAGAAGCACCAGCTCATCCTCCAGTGCAACAGCCATCTGGCCAACCCCGTCTTCGAAGCGGGCATGGACCTGGCCGTGCTGACGCTGGCGCAGCGCGTGCGCCTGCCAGGCTTCCTGCTGCTGTACCGGGACGCGGTGCAGCCGCATGTGCTGCACTACCGCACCTATCGCAACGGGCACCTGGAGTTCGAAAGCGGCGAGCAGCCCCATGCGGGGTTGGAGGCTGCCATCCGTCAGCACGGCCCCCGGCTGCTCCTGAGCGAGGAGTCCACGCTGCGGCGGCTCTTCTCCGGCCGCACCACCGAGGCCGTGCTCATCTCCGGCGCCGCCGCGCAGGGCCCGCTGGGGAAGATTGTCGTGTGGAACGACAGCGGCTTCTCCTCCTACGCCATGGACCTCATCCGGGTGCTGGCGTCCACGCTGAGTCAGCGGCTCCAGGACTACAACCGCGAGCGCATCCACCTGTCGCAGTTCTTCCCCAACGCCATCATCGACGCGTTGTTGCACGACCCCGCCTACGCCCAGTACCTGCGGGCGCAGGACCAGGAGGTGGGCATCCTCTTCGCGGACATCAACGGCTTCACCCGCATCTGCGAGCAGGGCTTCGACAGCCCGCGCAACATCGGCCGCTTCGTGGATGAGTGGAGCCAGCGCGCCGTGGGCTGCATCTGGGAGCACGGCGGCGTGTTCGACAAGATGGTCGGTGACTGTGTCATCGGCCTCTTCGGGCCGCCCTTCTTCAAGGGCACGCCACGCGAGCGCGCGCAGGCGGCGGTGCGGGCTGCGTGTGACATCCAGGCCTTCACCGCGTCGCTGGGCGCGCGCGAGGAAGTGGCGGCGCTGTGTGAGCGCGTGAAGCTGCCGGGCCTGGGTGTGGCGGTGGGCGTCAACCTGGCGCACGCCAACTGCGGCCTCTTCGGGCCCAACCGTCAGTACACGGCCTTCTCCAGCGGCATGAACCAGGCGGCCCGCCTCCAGTCACTGGCGGGTTTCCGGGAGACACTGGTGATGGAGCGCGTGCATGACGCGCTGGTGGGCTCGGATGAGCCCTTCTTCCAGGGCCTGCGCTTCGGGCCCCTGACGGAGACGCCCGTGAAGAACGTGGCGCAGCCGCTGCGCCACTACCGGCTGGAGCCGCTCACGCCTTGA